TCAGACAAGGCAAGCGCAAAAATAGCCATCTTGATTTACAATCTTATAACTAGACATTCGCAAATCGGCTGTGACTTCATTCCAGGTTCCTACTTTGAAAATCCCAGGTGAATGAAATGCACCATTAGTTGACTCTCAATAGTCTCATGTATCTCAAGTTCTAATGATTGAATCTGAAGAGGTTCATGTCCTATTTGAAAGAGATTTATGTCACTCATGCTGTAGTTGACTCTCTGGACTCGCATGTCATAGTTAGGTTGACTCACAAGGCTTTCATGTCGACCTTGTTTTAATGGTTGACTCTCGACGCTCTCATATTGTAGTTGACCCTTTAAGATTCTTATGCTAGTTGACTTTCTGATCTCTTGTGCCACAGTTAACTCTCAAGGGTCTCACATCCCTCATTTTCTTGTTGTTGACTCTTTAGGCTCTCTTGTTGTTTCTGATTCTCAAGGGTCTCATGTCACAGTCAACTCTCAATGGTCTCATGGTTCTTATGTCGTAACAATTGACTCTTAAGGCTCTCATATTGTAGTTGATTCTCAAGGTTCTTTTGCTGTAGTTGAATTTCTGAGCCCCCGTACCAGAACTCTCAAGGGTCTTCTGTCTCTTGTCTTGTTATGGTTGACTTTTCGTGTTGTATCTGACTCAGCTCTAATGTCAAAGTTAAACAGCAAGACTCTCATGTTTCTCAGGTTGTAACAAATGACTCTTGAGGCTCTCGTAAAGTATCTACTTTTAAAGTATCTCATGTTGTTGcctccaattttttttgttgactCTTGAGGCTCTCATGTCATTGTAGGCTTACATGCCATGGTTGACTCTCGAAGCTCTCATATTGCAGTTGACATTTTAAGATTCTTATGCTACGTAGTTGACTTTCTGATCCCTTATGCCGAAGTTAACTCTCAAGGGTCTCACATACCTCATCTTGTTGTGGTTGACTCTTAAAACTCTCATGTTGTTTCTTTTATGTCTTAGTTGACTTTCAAGGGTCTCATGTTTCTCCATGTCGTAACAGTTGACTCTTAAGGCTCTCATTCTGTAGTTGATCCTCAAGGTCCTTAGGCTGTAGTTGACTTTCTGAGCCCCCATTCCGCAGTTAACTCTCGCGGGTCTTCTGTCTCTCATCATGCTGTGGGTCTTGTCTTGTATCTGACTCAGCTCTCATGTCTTAGTTGACTCTCTAATGTCAAAGTTAAATCTCAAGAGTCTCATGTTTCTCATGTCGTGACAAATGACTATTGAGGCTCTCTTACAGTAGCTATTTCTCAAGCATCTCATGTTGTTGCCTCCAATGTTTTTTAGTTGACTGTTGAGACTCTCATGTCATTGTAGGATTCCTTGCCATGGTTGACTCTCTAGGCTCTCATATTGTAGATAAAAGCATGCAAACAGAGAATTATTAAAATTCACAACAATAAGCTACACTGACGTCTTGACATCCAGTAATAAGTCTGAATTGTTGTGACCCAGTAGGGTGGTTGCTATGACAGCAGCTCCTTAGTCACCCGGGAAACCGACACGACTAATGATTGACTCAACGAGCACGTGGCTCCGCCTCAGTTTGGGTCTTTAATTGGATCCATAATGCAGCAGCATGGGCCTTGAAGTGTTAATGAGGAGTATTCAAGGATGTTGGAGTGCACGACGGCTCCCTTTATGTGGAAGAGGGCTGTAGCGAAGTGAGCCCTGACAAAGGCGGCGAAGGGATGGGGCGGGGCATGCAAGGGTGAGGTCGGTTTTGGGTCCGGACTCTCCCACACCAGAGCGGCCAAGTCTGCAGGTCAGAGCGCTTCCTGTCAGGTTGTATGACACTGCATGAAAACGTGcatgtttgtttgattgattgattgattgactgactgaTTGGAGTCAACAATGATTTTGATGTGAGGTCATGTGTTTATTTGAAAAAGCAATAGGAGTGATTGTTGCCTTTCCTCGTGCTAAATTTTATTTTATCTCAGCAGTTGGTGAGGAACAACCTGGAGCGTGACTCCTTGCAGCGGTCGCTCATCATGGACACTTTTTTCCGTCGTCACTTTAGGAAAAAAGCAGGGGTCCTGCAGGGGAACGTGGCATCCAAAGCCCACCGCCAGAGAAGAACCAGCATGGTTGTCTTGACCGGCAAAGTCCGTAGGACGTCAAGCGTTGGCTTGCCCTCCTCCACCTTGACTCAGCGGCGGCGCTCCAGTGTCCACCTGCAGGGGTCACTGCCGGGAGACGAGGGTGCTGGAAAGAGTTGTAGACGCACCTTAAGTACAGCGAATGGGCGCAGGCGCTCCAGCACCACCACCCCCAACGTCAACCCTCGCTTTGCCGTAACCCGCAAGTTGCGCACCATAGACACGCCCCTGGTGGGCCCCTCCATCCTACTGGCCAGTCTCATCCAGATGGCTgaagaggatgaggaggaggaggatgcggTAGGAGCACAGCATGTGGAACTAAAGGGCGAGCCCAACAACGGCAGCCAATCAGACGCAAACAAGCTGTTTGAAGGAGAGGAGAACATCACGTCCTCGccctcttcatcttcttcttctgtcTCCTTGGAGACATCACGAGCGCTGACATGGGCCCCTCGTTGCCTGCGCAGGAACTCATCTCAGGTGTTTGCAGGAGACTCCACCCCCAATGACCGCCCCTTTGCTGTAAGGAGGCGGAGGAGAGTGTCCACCGTCTCTAAGCCCCGTCGCAGGAGTTCTGTCTACTACATCAACCACCCGGCCCATTGCGGGGGCCTGGAGGACTGGAGCATCCTTCTGTCGTATGTAAACTGCGAGCTCCTGATGACCACATGGTCATGTTAATTCTTGACCTTGCATACTTAACACGCTAATTTGAGTGTCAACAGTCTTGGACCTGCGAGGAGACAATCTGTTCGGGACATGTTGAGGCAACATGTTTAAAACTCAACATGTTTTATGGACCAGACAACATTTGTCCTCTTGTTCTTTCAGGAGAGTCATTGCCAAGGCAGCTTTGCAGCAAAAGGAGTCCAGCGGGTTTGCAGACTGGAGTGTAGGTCAAACGCCACATAAGTCATTAGCGTGTGTCGTATATCGTGTAACGTGTGACTCGTGACAGGAGAGCGCACAGTGTGGAGATCACGTGTGGTTCGAGGCCAGTGCGTCAGGAGATGTATGTTACGTTGGCGAGCAGCACTGTCTGGCAAAATCCTTGGTAAGTCAGAGCGCCCTGTCGATAGTACATCATGATAAAGTTGACTTCTGGCCTCCCGCAGCAAAAGTCAGCAGCCAGAGAGAAATGTGCGGCCTGTAAGATTTCAGTGCACGTGACGTGCATGGAGCAGCTGGACAAGGTGAGCTTGGTCGCGGCGTAGGTGGAATACCTCAGAGTCATGTTCTCGTTGGCATCTTCAGATCAACTTCAAGTGTAAACCCTCGTTCCGGGAGACGGGGTCTCGCACGGCTCGAGAGGTCAGCTGATCGTAAGAACACGTGACCTCGGAACTGTGTTTGACACTTCACCATCACCCGGTTATTGTCTTGCAGGGCAACGCCATGCGCCACCATTGGGTCCATCGGCGACGCCAGGCGGGAAAATGCCGCCAATGTGGAAAGGTCAGCTTTCACCTGTAGACGTGATTCGACAGGTTTATGCACAACTAACTAGTCACGTTTTTGTCCCGCAGGGATTCCAAGCCAAGTTTTCATTTCACAGCAAAGAGATTGTCGCCATCAGCTGCTCGTGGTGCAAACAGGCAGTACATCTCATTGTCATCAGGCTTACCGAGTTTTGTCAGCCCCTAAAATATTTTCCACATCAACGCTTAGGTGGTACTTTAAATATCCTCAGCAACAAAAAAAGTTTGCACATCAATCTACTTCAGcccaaatataaatataaatattaaatattaattttaATTCGGAAATTTTAAATGCTTTGAAGATAAGGATAGTTAAATAACTATTttgtaaatttaaaaataaaaacataaacaaaaaatgtaCAGTCTATCCTTTATATACACAGTGAAAACTCGATTTACGAACTAAGAAAAATAGCTCCCcctaagaaacaatgtaaacatgaataattggtttaAGCCACGACAAAAGTCTCTATtttagtaaacacacacacatggaatatactaaccccatttccatatgagttgggaaattgagttagatgtaaatataaacggaatacaatgatttgcaaatccttttcaacccatattcaatagaatgcactacaaagacaagatatttgatgtccaaactcaaaaacttttttctttttttttttgttgccttcacagattacccatgccttgggcactaatacacccccataccatcacagatgctggcttttgaactttgcgcctataacaatccggagggttattttcctccttgttccggaggacaccatgtccacagctTCCCAATATTATTCGAAATGTCAACTCGTCAGacctcttccactttgcatcggtccattttagatgagctcgggcccagtgaagccggcggcgttcctgggtgttgttgataaatggctttcactttgcatagtagagttttaacttgcacttacagatgtagtgaccaactgtagttactgacagtggttttatgaagtgttcctgagcccatgtggtgatatcctttacacactgatgagggatcaaaggtctgtaatatcatcgcttacgtgcagtgatttctcaagattctttgaaccttttgaggattttacggaccgtatatggtaaaatccctaaattccttgcaatagctcgttgagaaatgtttttctaaaactgttcgacaatttgcttacaaattggtgaccctcgccccatccttgtttgtgaattacttagcatttcatggatgctgcttttatacccaatcatggcacccacctgttcccaattagcctgcacacctgtgggatgttccaaataagtgtttgatgagcattccttaacttaatcagtattttttgccacctttcccaacttctttgtcacatgttgctggcataaaaatttttttttttatcagttttaacattaaatatgttgtctttgtagcatattcaactgaatatgggttgaaaatgatttgcaaatcatcgtattctgtttatatttacatctaccacaatttcccaactcatttggaaacaaggtttgtatatatatatatatatatatatatacacacacacacacacacacacacatatatatatatatatatatatatatatatatatatatatatatatatatatacacatatacatttaaatataccggtatacatatatacactcatatatatatatatatatccatccatccatccattttctaccgcttattccctttcggggtcgcggggggcgctggcgcctatctcagctacaatcgggcggaaggtagggtacaccctggacaagtcgccacctcatcacagggctaacacagatagacagacaacattcacactcacattcacacactagggccaatttagtgttgccaatcaacctatccccaggtgcatgtctttggaagtgggaggaagccggagtacccggagggaacccacgcattcacggggagaacatgcaaactccacacagaaagatcccgatatatatatatatatatacatcaatcatagtggatctaacataaccgtgagagtccagtccaaagtagatCCAATATAGTATGGAGAGTctcgtccaaagtggagccagcaggaaaccatcccaagcggaggcggatcagcagcgcaaagatgtccccaaccgatacgcaggcaagcggtccatcctgggtccggactctggacgagcggtccatcctgggtcccgattccggacagccagtacttcatccatggccaccggaccggaccccctccacaagggagagggggacataggacATCTCTCCAGACTGATTTGTTGGCTTTTTGGACCCATATTGAGTAGGAAAATAGACAAAACTTGGTGAATGTCGAGAAAAGAAACATAGGCTGAAGCACTGAGAAGTGGCGGACGAGTGATGGCATGTGTAAACAAGATGTGACATGGGAGGCTGTGCCCCTAGTGTACTGTACTGCACAATAATAGATTTCCCAAAATGGCCACGCCATAAGGCTTCTTGTGGCACAAGAAATAAATAAGTTAATGAAATGTTCGTACACTAAGACTTTTGCCCACAGAGGCACATTTTGCTCCATCTAAAGGTTTGTAAATCAAAAAAGCTTGCAAATAGAGGGGTTCTTAAATCGAGGTTCAACTGTGTATAGATATTTCCCACATTTACACAATTAGTGTATCTATCATTAATAGTGATCATTTTATTAACAAAAGACAATTAACAAAATAGTCAATTGTGCAAATGTagctgcatgctttgaatgggtAAAAGTAgtaccatctggtggacaaaaaaATACTACTCACTTGTTACAATTTAAATTCTAACATTCGAAAAGCACTTGGAGAGTGGAGACCTCTACAAGGCCCAATAGCAGTAGTACTAGTAAATaatctttgaaaaaaatccacaatgtaatcacttgttccttgtccaatttctgacatttcctgaaaatgtAATCAAAAGCTATCTTAAGTGGAATGAAATAAACGGACTGAAGCATCTGGTTAGTCATTATTTTTGTAGAGTTACATTCAATTAGTTAGCATTACCGAGCTAGCATGCGCAGGCTAATGATGATGATGCAGCATTGTGTGTTTCAGTACCACAACAAGGTGACGTGTTTCATGCTGCAACACATCGAAGAGTTCTGCTCACTTGGCGCCCATGCCGCCGTCATCATCCCGCCCACATGGATCCTGCGAGTGAGGCGCCCTCAGGTAGGTGTTCGCACACACACCgacggacggagagaaacacGAGGTGTGATGTGTTGCCTGTCTCGTAGTCGTCGCTGAAGTCGAGCAAGAAGAAAAAGACGTCATTAAAAGTCAACAAGACCAACAAGAAGGGAGCAGAGGTCAGAGGGTGGT
The sequence above is drawn from the Nerophis ophidion isolate RoL-2023_Sa linkage group LG03, RoL_Noph_v1.0, whole genome shotgun sequence genome and encodes:
- the LOC133549349 gene encoding uncharacterized protein LOC133549349, which gives rise to MDTFFRRHFRKKAGVLQGNVASKAHRQRRTSMVVLTGKVRRTSSVGLPSSTLTQRRRSSVHLQGSLPGDEGAGKSCRRTLSTANGRRRSSTTTPNVNPRFAVTRKLRTIDTPLVGPSILLASLIQMAEEDEEEEDAVGAQHVELKGEPNNGSQSDANKLFEGEENITSSPSSSSSSVSLETSRALTWAPRCLRRNSSQVFAGDSTPNDRPFAVRRRRRVSTVSKPRRRSSVYYINHPAHCGGLEDWSILLSYVNCELLMTTWSC